A genomic window from Gossypium hirsutum isolate 1008001.06 chromosome D10, Gossypium_hirsutum_v2.1, whole genome shotgun sequence includes:
- the LOC107915688 gene encoding uncharacterized protein, with amino-acid sequence MPSVGMKRTTRVCRMKSSEARVLRSGRQLRPDSGEVKPKRRSNDGVEFNNSVKKNPKSEVNKSSVAELNGKPKRLGHEETPKKRAKKMKAEALNNGTTVDKMFGIVYTRKKKRNGVQKCLLSENSESKTTIKSTALEIDKVSCKIVSSPCFKASKSVRSSIQKRRSSLRRMRARNTFSNGALMSDLITSRRNGIPFSSVVSKNKLRSSTRNGSASSLSDMSSSVSDLVPKVESDSSQCSANVLIIEPDRCYREEGAVVSLELSPSKEWLVVIKTKRSNKYSLKADKFMRPSSVNRFTRAVIWPGDDNWKLEFPNRQDWVVFKDLYKECCERNVPASVCRVIPVPGVREVSGYAGKPSVQFRRPDSYISIDGDEVSRALAKRIANYDMDLEDEEWLKKFNYEFFRGNGHLQHLSEDCFELMIDAFEKAYFCSPDDHSNDISAAAAHLCVDLGIKGVVEAVHAYWLKKKEQRRSPLLRVFQGHQVKKAPVVPQPLLRKRRSFKRQASHGRGKLPSLLQAMAAQHDAVEEEIVMVRVEEARGAATRAVESAILKREQAQMLLQNADMATYKAVMALRIAEAASIGESSEGAVGELFVDEMPVIS; translated from the exons ATGCCTTCGGTGGGGATGAAACGGACCACAagggtttgcaggatgaagagcTCGGAAGCCCGGGTTCTTCGTTCCGGGCGGCAACTCCGGCCTGATTCCGGCGAAGTGAAGCCCAAGAGGCGCAGTAACGATGGCGTTGAATTCAACAACTCGGTGAAAAAAAACCCAAAGAGTGAAGTAAATAAATCCTCTGTCGCCGAGCTAAATGGGAAGCCTAAAAGATTAGGCCACGAAGAGACTCCAAAGAAACGGGCCAAGAAAATGAAAGCTGAAGCTCTAAACAATGGCACCACTGTAGATAAGATGTTTGGGATTGTTTATActagaaaaaagaagagaaatgggGTCCAAAAGTGCCTTCTTTCTGAAAATTCAGAGTCAAAGACTACAATCAAGTCCACTGCACTTGAAATCGATAAAGTCAGCTGCAAAATTGTTTCGAGTCCATGTTTTAAAGCTTCGAAGTCAGTTCGAAGCAGCATTCAGAAGAGGAGGAGTTCGCTTAGGAGAATGAGGGCTAGAAACACTTTCTCTAATGGAGCTCTCATGTCTGATTTGATTACTAGTAGGAGAAATGGGATTCCTTTTTCCTCAGTAGTTTCGAAAAACAAGCTTAGGAGTTCAACCCGCAACGGTTCAGCGTCGAGCTTAAGCGACATGAGCTCTTCCGTATCAGATTTAGTGCCCAAGGTAGAATCGGATTCATCGCAATGCTCTGCCAATGTATTGATCATCGAACCAGATAGATGTTACAGGGAAGAAGGAGCAGTTGTGTCTTTAGAGCTCTCTCCATCAAAAGAATGGCTTgttgtaattaaaacaaaaaggtCAAACAAGTATTCTCTCAAGGCAGATAAATTTATGAGGCCAAGCTCAGTCAACCGTTTCACTCGTGCTGTAATTTGGCCTGGGGATGATAACTGGAAGCTCGAGTTCCCGAACCGTCAAGACTGGGTTGTTTTCAAGGATCTTTACAAGGAATGTTGTGAGCGCAATGTGCCTGCTTCAGTTTGTAGGGTGATCCCTGTGCCTGGTGTTCGTGAAGTTTCAGGGTATGCAGGTAAACCCAGTGTGCAGTTTCGAAGACCGGATTCATATATCTCTATTGATGGTGACGAGGTATCAAGAGCCTTGGCAAAGAGGATTGCAAACTATGACATGGATTTAGAAGATGAGGAGTGGTTAAAGAAGTTCAATTATGAGTTTTTTCGTGGAAATGGGCATCTCCAGCATCTATCGGAGGATTGTTTCGAGTTGATGATTGATGCTTTTGAGAAGGCCTATTTTTGTAGTCCAGATGATCACTCAAATGATATATCTGCTGCTGCTGCTCATTTGTGTGTTGATCTGGGTATTAAAGGAGTGGTGGAAGCTGTTCATGCTTACTGGTTGAAAAAAAAGGAGCAAAGACGGTCACCATTGCTTAGAGTCTTCCAG GGTCATCAGGTCAAGAAGGCTCCCGTAGTTCCACAGCCTCTTCTACGTAAAAGGAGGTCATTTAAGCGTCAAGCTAGCCATGGGAGAGGCAAGCTACCGAGTTTGTTGCAGG CCATGGCAGCCCAACATGATGCAGTGGAAGAAGAGATTGTGATGGTTAGAGTCGAAGAAGCTAGAGGTGCAGCAACCAGAGCGGTTGAATCGGCCATCCTGAAACGCGAACAGGCACAGATGCTACTTCAAAATGCGGATATGGCTACATACAAAGCCGTGATGGCACTTAGAATTGCTGAAGCCGCTAGCATTGGTGAATCCTCAGAAGGTGCAGTTGGTGAACTTTTTGTGGATGAGATGCCGGTAATCAGCTAA
- the LOC107915689 gene encoding copper transport protein ATX1, whose protein sequence is MSQTVVLKVGMSCEGCVGAVKRVLGKMQGVESYEVDLKEQKVTVKGNVQPDAVLQTVSKTGKKTTFWEGEAPAEAETKPATA, encoded by the exons ATGTCTCAg ACTGTTGTTCTCAAGGTTGGTATGTCATGTGAGGGCTGCGTTGGAGCCGTGAAGAGAGTTTTGGGGAAAATGCAAG GTGTGGAATCATATGAAGTAGATTTGAAGGAGCAGAAAGTGACTGTGAAGGGCAACGTCCAACCCGATGCGGTTCTACAAACTGTGTCAAAGACCGGAAAGAAGACTACCTTCTGGGAAGGAGAAGCTCCGGCAGAAGCCGAGACAAAGCCGGCCACGGCTTAA